AAAAAGCAGGGATAGAGGATAAACTCAAGCTCAAGTTTATTCATCAGGCCAATGGTGAGCGGTCGTTTTACGAGCTGGAGGGCTCCTTTGAACACAAAACGTGTCAGATCAACCAAAAGGACATCAGCTGGGATGAACTGCATCAGTTAATGAGCGATGTGTACACCATAGACTTTGAGGGGGAATCGGTAGAAAAACCATCCGGGGATGGACTATGGATTGATCAGGACGCTATGTCTGGCTATCAGCTCTTCGATGAGCAGGCCGGCCCCAAGGCTGCTAAAATTAAATCGCGTATTTTGGACATACTGGAGCGATAGCCCATACCCATTTGGTATTCATAGGTTTAATGGTTAATTTTTATGTTGATACACTTATTTGAACCATTAACCTCTTATTGATTATGAAAAGTCTTGGATTCATTGGGAAACTGCTCTTTGCTCTGCCTTTTGCCATGTTTGGTTTTTTCCACTTCATGAATGCCTCAGCTATGTCTGGAATGGTGCCATCAGTATTTCCCGCACCAGAGGCGTGGGTGTATTTGGCCGGGCTTGGACATATTCTGGCAGTAGTCGCCATCATAATTGACAAAAAAGCAAAACTAGCTACCATGCTCCTCGGGATCATGCTATTGTCATTTGCACTGCTGGTTCATTTCGGTGGATTTATGGATGGAGATCAGGGAGACACAGCCAATTTCCTAAAAGCTACCTCCCTGGCGGGTGCAGCCTTTTTTATGAGCAGCAAGCTGACCAATTAAACATCGAACAGATTGTAATTGCCTCCCTTCCTGAAAATGCTCAGGTTAAGGGGAGGCATTGTTTTATCCTCAAAGTACTTCTTCTTCGAATTTTGGAAAAGCTGATCGATCATCAGCGCATAGTTACCTGCCCCGTGTAGCCTTCTTTCCCAATCGGTATCATTGGCCTTGCCTCCATGAAGCTCCTTGATCTGATTCATGGTTTTTTCGGCTCGATCAGGAAAACTCTTTTTTATCCAATCCTCAAAAATCTCACGAATTTGACCATTCAGTCTCACCACAGTGTATCCGGCTGCCAGTGCGCCATGCTCCGATGCTGCCTTGAGGATGGCAGGAACCTCAGTATCATTGAGGCCTGGTATGATGGGCGCGTTCATCACCCCCACCGGCACACCCAACGCACTCAGCTCCCTGATGGCATTCAGTTTTTTCGTAGCTGTAGCAGTCCTTGGCTCCAGTTTGGCCCTGAGAGACTCATCCAGTGTAGTAATGGAGAAGTAAACATGCACAAGAGATTTCTCCGCCAGAGCCTGAAGTAAATCCATATCCCTCAAAATCAGTGCATTCTTGGTGATAATGCTCACAGGGTTTCGGTACTTGAGCATAACCTCCAAAATACCACGGGTGAGTTTCAGGTCTTTTTCTATTGGCTGGTAGCAATCGGTGTTACCGGAAAGCATGATGGGCTGAGGCTTCCAGGAGATTTTGCTCAGCTGCGCATCCAGCAGCGCAGCCACCTTATCTTTCACAATAATCTTACTCTCAAAATCCAGCCCGGCACTGAAGCCCCAATAGGTGTGGGAGTTGCGTGCATAGCAATACACACATCCATGCTCACACCCCTGATAGGGGTTTACCGAGTAAGTAAATTGCAAATCGGGACTGTTGTTTTTGCTCAGTACATTCTTTGGGGATTCATGAAAGATAGTTGTATTTGGCCGCTCCTCCTGTGTGTACTCGTCTATCCCTTCATCATGGTACTGCCCCATGGATTGCTTAAAAAATGGATTTGAGGGATTGTACTGCGCGCCTTTACCTTTCATATTAGTAAATATACTAATATTATTAGTTAAGCTAAATATATTAGCTGTATACTTTCCGTATTTTGCTAAGTCCGAAAGCACTGCCCATCCCCACTATAAATCCCATCAGGTGTGACTCCCAACTCACAAAAGAATCCTGCGGATAAATGCCGTAAATGAGCCCTCCATATATGAGCAGCACAATGATGGAAATCAGTATAGAGCGAAAGTTTCTGCGAAAAATCCCGAAAAAGATCAAAAAACTGGCCAGTGCATACACCAGCCCACTCGCACCAATGTGGTAATATGGCCTGCCTATAACCCACACCAATACATTGGTCAGAAAATAACCATGGAAAAATACCTGAGTGGCAATCCTGTCATAAAATATGTAAACGGCGCTCCCAAGAAATAAAACTGGAAATGTATTGCTAACAAGATGAGAAACAGACCCGTGAATGAGGGGCGCGGCGAGAATTCCGATCAAACCACTGACTGTTCTGGGAAGAATACCCAGAAAGCCTAAATCTATGTAACCATAGAACTGAATGCTAAAGCTGAGCCACATCAGAAAGACTAACCTCAGAGGTGGTATGACACTGGATCTGTACATTGGTAAGCTAAAGAAACAAAAAAAGCTGCCAGTGGCAGCTTCTATCATTTAAATATTATTGGTTTATTTACCTGGCTCCTTGATCATTTGAAGCTCAATCAATTTTGACTCTTCGTAGCTCACAGACAAATATCCAAGGACGCCACCAGATGCCTCAGCTATTTTCTTAGCCAGTTCCTTGAGTGAGGCATGTAACTTCACACCAAAATTCTTATCCATTTTGGGAAGAATAAAATTCAGTTTTCTCAACTCGGCCGTCAACACCTTATTGCGCTCTTCAGCACTTTCAGGAAGCTCATCTATTAATTTATTGAATTTAGACTCAAAGCTCTCCCCTACTAACTTGTAATAATCTACCAGCTGCTCTCTCGCTCTACTCTGCTTGCTATGTGCCACGTCTATGGCTTCTTTTCTTTCGCTCTTGTCAATATTGCCATCAGCGCCCGCTATCAGGATTGCTACATACACCGGGGCAGTCAGCAAAACATCAATCTCTTCTTCTCTTAGGTTTTCGAATTCTTTGATCATTATTGTGTCTATTGAAACTCGCTCGAAAATAGTAAAAAATGAGTGTTTACCCGTAATTAATTCTCATCATTTTCACCCCGTAGCACAAACTTCATCAGTAGAGGTAAGTGATCGGAAATTTCTCCTGTTTCGGAGATTACACTTTGTCCCACGCTTGTGATAAAATTCTCATTGTAAAGTATATAATCGATCATCTGATAGGGCTCCCTACTGTTGAAAGTATTGAATGACGCGGGTGAACTTTCATAGGTCAAAGAGTCTACAGCTGACCGTATATGTTTGGCGGACATGATCACACTCATGGCATCATCTGGCTGCAGGTACTCCGGCGGGCTGTTAAAGTCACCGATCAGCAATACCGGGAGTTGATCCGAATAGGATTCGAAGAGTTGCTTCACGGTCTCGGCCTGTGCCAGTCTGGTCTCCTGGTCGAAAGCCTCCAAATGAAGGTTCATCACACGAATGGTATCCCCAGGGGCCAATACGAGATCACACACCTGTACCAGTCGATCGATATAAAAGGCATTGTATACAAAAGAAGTGTTGATTGGTTTGATCAGGGTGATGGTCTGTGCGTTAGCCACCGGAAACATGGATAAAATAGCCTGACCGGAGAGCATTTTTCCAAACTGATGCCCCAATGGCCAGTAGGGAAATGGCACGAATTTCTTATCCCAATTCACAGAACGGTAGGCATAGGGATAGTCCAACTGCAGGGCCAAACTATCCAGCTGGTTGTACATAAAGGAACGCTGCGAACCGAAATCAACCTCCTGGAGACCTATCATATCCGCTTCGATCCTTTCAAGGGTTTTCAGAGCCACCGACAAGTTCTGGTGATACAATTCCTCTACGCGTTCCACCGCGAGATTATTGGTCATCCCAGATAGATAGCCTATATTGAACGTCACAACGCTGAGGGTGTCTGATCGCTCAAATTGCTTTATCTTGCTGTCATATTGCGTTGTACTGAAGTGTTGATCTTTTTCCAGATTGCCTTCTGAAGCGACAATAAAAAGTGAGGTAATTCCCAGAGTAACAAAAAAGAGTAGAGTAATAATTATTCTCGCCATTCGTGCGTGTTAACTGGGAGCAAGTTAAATTTATTAGAATTTACAATGCCTGATAATATGGATTTTTCATACTTGATTTCGATCAGTGACGGTGATACGGCGTTCATTCAAGAATTTATATCGACGTTTGAATCCAACTCAACCAGTATCATAGAGAAGCTCAAAATTTCCCTGGAGACAGGTAATTTTGACAGCAACAAAAAACTCGCACATCAACTAAAGCCTTCCCTGGAAATGCTGGGGCTTGCCAGCCTAGAAATAGCCGTTGGTATACAGGAGCAACCTGAAACGGTGACACTGGAGCAGATCCTGCAAATAGAAAGTGAGTGTAAAGCTGCGGTTCAGGAGATGAACAATCGCTTCAATCTATAGGGAGTTTTTCTTTTTCACCCAAAAACTTGGGTCCCCTATTGAAAACGTAAAGGTCCAGAACCGTATTAGTACGTGCCAAAATCTCTCGAATGGCCAAGGATAGCGGTAGCTGGTCCTTATTGTCTGCAGAAAAAGCAACGGCATCCATGCCATAATAATCCGCAATGAAAAGTGCCCGGTAGCAATGAAAATCCTGAGTGATAATGATCAGCTCATCCTGGCCAAAAATGAGTTTTGAGCGAACAACCGAGTCCAGGGTACGGAACCCCGCAAAATCCAGAGTGATATCAGCCTGAGACACCCCCAGAGCCATCAGGGCATTGAGCATATCCTTTGGTTCGTTATAATAAACTGTGTTATTATCTCCACTCACAATGACATGATCAATCACCCCCCGATGATACAGCTCGGCAGTGGCGTCTATTCGTTCTTTAAAGTACTTGTTGGTACCGCCCTTTACTGTCCGCTTGCTGGTTCCCAATAAAAGCGCCACCTTCTTACTGGGAACCTGAGTGATATTATAATAGATCTGACCGCTTGTACTTGAAATGATCCAGAAATTGAGGCCTAACACGAGTACGCTGACAGCCCCAACCATGATCACCGTATACTTAGCGATTTTCTTGAGCAATTGCATTTAGCTTTTAATTGATTTGTCCTTTACAGGCTTAGTCTTCTTCATCTTTACTTTTCCCTCCGAAAAGCCCCAACTGATTGTCCTCTTCCTCCACTTCATGCTTAATATTGCTCTTTAATGCCTCCAGATCCACTGCTGTCTTGCCTGTTTCTTCTTGTTCTTTTTCATCATCCACCTCCTCTTCCTCTTTTTGAGGAGTGACCTCCGCGGCAGAAAGAATGTTCTGATATGGGCATTTATTACCCAGTGCTTTCCATCCTTTCACGTCAATGACTTCTGCCAGATCCAATTGGGCAGTTTCATTTTTGCGCCCGTCCTTATAAGTAACGGAGATCAGTGTATTATCGCTGTTATTGGCAAAAATAAGTTTAGAGCCTTTGGCTTCAGAAACAAAACTGAATCGCTTGTCAAGGGTGGTTGTCTCTATCAGGAATCGCTTGACGTAATAGACCTTATTGCCAGCGTCATAGTGAACCGCATTGATCGGTAAATCCTTTTCATGCTTGAAAAGCCCAAGAACCTGGTTGGGTTCATACCTGTTGGTGAGTTCAAAACTGGTCAGTTCATAGCTCCCATCCTTGTAAAACACAATGATATGATCTTCCGCTTTGAAGTTTCCCAGGTGATTACCTCTTTTGTCCGTATTGAGTCGGCCAATCACCTCATCATACCATACATCCAGACCACCTAACGTAGATACTCCCGCCGACTTAAACTGCACCTTTCTTACGGGCTGTTTGGTGAGGATATTTCCTCCGGCTCCTCTTCCTTTGATTTCAATTTCTGCAAAGTCAAAGTCAAAAACCTTCTTACGCGCCTTGCTGGCCGGAGTGAGATACACGGTCACTACCTCCGCCTCTCCATTAGGGTTGGCTGAGAAGTAATGAACCCGAGAACCTTTGCCCCCTTTGGTCAGGTCATATTCCCTATCTCTGGTCACCGAAAGCACCTGAAAGCGCTTCACCATACTGCGCCCACTCTTCCCGTCCACATAAGCCAGGTTATAGACCATGCGCTCATCGGCTTTGTTAAATACCCCGGCGTAAATAATGTTCTTACCTACAAAGACCTTTTCCTGTATTCTGGTTACCTGGCACACACCATCCTTGCGGAAAATGATGATGTCGTCAATGTCAGAGCATTCACAAACAAACTCATCTTTTTTAAGTCCATATCCAATAAATCCATCCTCCCTGTTCACATAGAGCTTAGCATTATTAGCGGCTACCACAGCAGCTGATATGGTATCGAAGTTGGCAATTTCGGTTTTGCGTTCCCGGCCCTTGCCGTATTTATCCAACAGATTCTTGTAATAGGCTATAGCAAACTCGGTAATGTGTGCCAGATGGTGCTCTGTCTCCTCAAGTTCTTCAGTGAGCTTACGCATCAGTTCATCTGCCTTGAAGGCATCAAACTTGGAGATCCGCTTGATCTTAATTTCCGTCAGCCGGATAATATCATCCTGAGTAATGTCCCTGTAAAACTGAGGTTTGAAAGGGTCCAACCCTTTATCAATGGTCTGGAGTACGGCTTCCCAGGTCTCACACTCCTCTATGTCGCGATAGATCCTGTTTTCGATAAAGATCTTTTCGAGGGAAGAAAAGAGAATTTTCTCCATCAACTCACCTCGTCTGATCTCCAACTCCTGCCTCAGTAGCCCCACTGTTTGGTCCACCGAATGCTTCAGGATCTCTGTCACATCCAAAAACTGTGGTTTATCGTCGTAAATCACACAGGCATTAGGTGAAATGGACACCTCACAATCGGTGAATGCATAAAGTGCATCAATGGTGATATCTGGCGAAGTGTTTGGTGCTAACTGGATCTGTATCTCAATATCCTTGGCGGTATTGTCAATAACTTTCTTGATCTTGATTTTACCCTTATCATTGGCTTTGATGATGGACTCAATGAGTGAGGTAGTGGTGGTGCCAAACGGGATATCCTTGATGATCAGCGTCTTACTATCCATCTCCTCGATAACCGCCCGTACTCTGACCTTTCCGCCTCGCTTACCATCATTGTAGTCTGATACATCTATTTTCCCTCCGGTCAGAAAGTCCGGATAGAGCACTACTTTCTTTCCTTTCAGGATATTGATTGCTCCTTCTAAGATCTCGCAGAAATTATGCGGAAGCACTTTGGTGGATAAGCCTACGGCTATACCCTCTACTCCCTGCGCCAGTAGCAGCGGAAACTTGACGGGAAAAGTAACAGGTTCCTTTTTACGACCGTCATAGGACAGCTGCCAGGTGGTGGTTTGAGCATTGTATATGACATCCAGCGCAAACTTCGAAAGGCGTGCCTCTATGTACCTGGCAGCAGCAGCACTGTCTCCTGTGCGCACATCTCCCCAGTTACCCTGCGTATCGATCAGGAGGTTCTTTTGCCCAATATTGACAATGGCATCACCAATAGACGCATCACCGTGAGGATGATACTGCATGGTGCTTCCTATGACGTTGGCTACTTTGTTAAACCGTCCGTCATCCATTTCCTTCAGGGCATGGAGTATCCTGCGCTGTACGGGCTTGAGCCCATCCTCAATGGCCGGTACGGCTCGCTCCATGATCACATAGGAGGCATAATCCAAAAACCAATTTTCATACATTCCCGAAACCGGGATTACTTCATGCAGCTCTTCTTCTTCTCTGCCGTTTTCTTCACTCATGAGATCCTGTATTTTGACTTGCTATAGAATTTACATTTAGATCCAAATTCCACACGTTACTCTTTATTTCATTTTATCACTCCCTCGGGGAGTTTCTTATCTGCTTAAAATCATTCTATTGGATGTATGTCCCGACCTACAACCTCCACAGACGTCACTGTGCCAATATTGCCTGAAGCTGGTCATCCGAAACGTTCAATACACCATTTTTAATCAGTCGGGGGGTGAGCGTCCGCCAGTGTTCGTCCTTTTTGAAAATAGATTTGAACATGGGAAGTGCCTCACTCATTTTGTTAGTATTAGCCAGGTTGATGGCATGCCAGTATTGCATTTCCAGGTTATCAGGAAACATGCCTTCGGCTTTCTCATATAGCTCGCTCGCAGCCACAAAATCCCCTGCTTCCACAGCCAGGTCGCCCTTATTCATATATTCGTAAGCCTGATGCACCTCCCATAGACGCCTGATTTCCACCAAAGGCTCTGCATGGTCATCCACCCGAATGTCTACTTTACGATCCAACCATAGTTTTCCTGTAGGCTGCCCCGAAACCACCAATACTGCCGCTGATTGCTTACCTCTGATGTCTCCTCCGGCAGCTTGTGCCGCTTCCAAAGCGACAATCAGCCTCTCGGCCAGGGGTCCTTTGGCATTCTTATACGCTTCTGCCATTGCCGGCCAAACCTTGTCATTATCCATCAGGTTAGCCTGTACGGCAAAGTTTCCCCCAACCAGGTGTCCTGCAGCCGGAATGTTTTTAGCTCCCGTATGGGAAGCTGCCAAACCGCTTGCATCCACAATCCCAAGCTGACGGTAGGCTTCTCCTTCATCACTTTTGATCAAAGCCTCCAACACCTGCTCAGCATTCAACCCGGTCTTTAAAAGCGCAAGGCCTTGCGGACCAAAAGCAGGATTGGAAAAGGACTGGGTAGCTATGGCCCCTACTCCGGCTTCAGCCCAGGTAACTACGGTGCCCACCGAAAACCAATGAGACTGAACCGCAACACCCAAATCCCCTGTCTCAGGATCGTATGCTACTATGGAGTAAGTATGGACCAACGGATGCTCTTTATTATACTGTGCGTTAGCCACCCAAAACACCATCAGGGAAATAC
This Marinoscillum sp. 108 DNA region includes the following protein-coding sequences:
- a CDS encoding DoxX family membrane protein encodes the protein MKSLGFIGKLLFALPFAMFGFFHFMNASAMSGMVPSVFPAPEAWVYLAGLGHILAVVAIIIDKKAKLATMLLGIMLLSFALLVHFGGFMDGDQGDTANFLKATSLAGAAFFMSSKLTN
- a CDS encoding PA0069 family radical SAM protein, translated to MKGKGAQYNPSNPFFKQSMGQYHDEGIDEYTQEERPNTTIFHESPKNVLSKNNSPDLQFTYSVNPYQGCEHGCVYCYARNSHTYWGFSAGLDFESKIIVKDKVAALLDAQLSKISWKPQPIMLSGNTDCYQPIEKDLKLTRGILEVMLKYRNPVSIITKNALILRDMDLLQALAEKSLVHVYFSITTLDESLRAKLEPRTATATKKLNAIRELSALGVPVGVMNAPIIPGLNDTEVPAILKAASEHGALAAGYTVVRLNGQIREIFEDWIKKSFPDRAEKTMNQIKELHGGKANDTDWERRLHGAGNYALMIDQLFQNSKKKYFEDKTMPPLNLSIFRKGGNYNLFDV
- a CDS encoding rhomboid family intramembrane serine protease; translated protein: MIEAATGSFFCFFSLPMYRSSVIPPLRLVFLMWLSFSIQFYGYIDLGFLGILPRTVSGLIGILAAPLIHGSVSHLVSNTFPVLFLGSAVYIFYDRIATQVFFHGYFLTNVLVWVIGRPYYHIGASGLVYALASFLIFFGIFRRNFRSILISIIVLLIYGGLIYGIYPQDSFVSWESHLMGFIVGMGSAFGLSKIRKVYS
- a CDS encoding endonuclease/exonuclease/phosphatase family protein; amino-acid sequence: MARIIITLLFFVTLGITSLFIVASEGNLEKDQHFSTTQYDSKIKQFERSDTLSVVTFNIGYLSGMTNNLAVERVEELYHQNLSVALKTLERIEADMIGLQEVDFGSQRSFMYNQLDSLALQLDYPYAYRSVNWDKKFVPFPYWPLGHQFGKMLSGQAILSMFPVANAQTITLIKPINTSFVYNAFYIDRLVQVCDLVLAPGDTIRVMNLHLEAFDQETRLAQAETVKQLFESYSDQLPVLLIGDFNSPPEYLQPDDAMSVIMSAKHIRSAVDSLTYESSPASFNTFNSREPYQMIDYILYNENFITSVGQSVISETGEISDHLPLLMKFVLRGENDEN
- a CDS encoding vancomycin high temperature exclusion protein, yielding MQLLKKIAKYTVIMVGAVSVLVLGLNFWIISSTSGQIYYNITQVPSKKVALLLGTSKRTVKGGTNKYFKERIDATAELYHRGVIDHVIVSGDNNTVYYNEPKDMLNALMALGVSQADITLDFAGFRTLDSVVRSKLIFGQDELIIITQDFHCYRALFIADYYGMDAVAFSADNKDQLPLSLAIREILARTNTVLDLYVFNRGPKFLGEKEKLPID
- a CDS encoding DNA gyrase/topoisomerase IV subunit A — translated: MSEENGREEEELHEVIPVSGMYENWFLDYASYVIMERAVPAIEDGLKPVQRRILHALKEMDDGRFNKVANVIGSTMQYHPHGDASIGDAIVNIGQKNLLIDTQGNWGDVRTGDSAAAARYIEARLSKFALDVIYNAQTTTWQLSYDGRKKEPVTFPVKFPLLLAQGVEGIAVGLSTKVLPHNFCEILEGAINILKGKKVVLYPDFLTGGKIDVSDYNDGKRGGKVRVRAVIEEMDSKTLIIKDIPFGTTTTSLIESIIKANDKGKIKIKKVIDNTAKDIEIQIQLAPNTSPDITIDALYAFTDCEVSISPNACVIYDDKPQFLDVTEILKHSVDQTVGLLRQELEIRRGELMEKILFSSLEKIFIENRIYRDIEECETWEAVLQTIDKGLDPFKPQFYRDITQDDIIRLTEIKIKRISKFDAFKADELMRKLTEELEETEHHLAHITEFAIAYYKNLLDKYGKGRERKTEIANFDTISAAVVAANNAKLYVNREDGFIGYGLKKDEFVCECSDIDDIIIFRKDGVCQVTRIQEKVFVGKNIIYAGVFNKADERMVYNLAYVDGKSGRSMVKRFQVLSVTRDREYDLTKGGKGSRVHYFSANPNGEAEVVTVYLTPASKARKKVFDFDFAEIEIKGRGAGGNILTKQPVRKVQFKSAGVSTLGGLDVWYDEVIGRLNTDKRGNHLGNFKAEDHIIVFYKDGSYELTSFELTNRYEPNQVLGLFKHEKDLPINAVHYDAGNKVYYVKRFLIETTTLDKRFSFVSEAKGSKLIFANNSDNTLISVTYKDGRKNETAQLDLAEVIDVKGWKALGNKCPYQNILSAAEVTPQKEEEEVDDEKEQEETGKTAVDLEALKSNIKHEVEEEDNQLGLFGGKSKDEED
- a CDS encoding DUF1028 domain-containing protein, which translates into the protein MRKIVLSCISLMVFWVANAQYNKEHPLVHTYSIVAYDPETGDLGVAVQSHWFSVGTVVTWAEAGVGAIATQSFSNPAFGPQGLALLKTGLNAEQVLEALIKSDEGEAYRQLGIVDASGLAASHTGAKNIPAAGHLVGGNFAVQANLMDNDKVWPAMAEAYKNAKGPLAERLIVALEAAQAAGGDIRGKQSAAVLVVSGQPTGKLWLDRKVDIRVDDHAEPLVEIRRLWEVHQAYEYMNKGDLAVEAGDFVAASELYEKAEGMFPDNLEMQYWHAINLANTNKMSEALPMFKSIFKKDEHWRTLTPRLIKNGVLNVSDDQLQAILAQ